A region from the bacterium genome encodes:
- the aspS gene encoding aspartate--tRNA ligase: protein RPSLQKNLILRHKICQATRKYLDEQGFIEVETPMLIKSTPEGARDYLVPSRVNPGKFYALPQSPQLFKQILMCAGYDKYFQIAKCFRDEDLRADRQPEFTQIDIEMSFIDEEDIFKVIEGFITTIFKVGLDLDVPIPFKRITFKEAMDKYGKDSPDVRFGLELVDITDLAKESPFQVFSKTVAGRGQVKGIKVPKPDFSRTDLDFLTSFVSIYRAKGLAWFKVKEKTLESSIAKFFSEEEQMAIIDRFKANTDDFLLFVADTPKVVADSLANLRLHLADKFNLIPQGFNFIWVVDAPLVEYDDEEKRYVAVHHPFTSPKEEDYPLIETNPDQVRARAYDLVLNGIEIGGGSIRIHRRDIQERVFKLLKIEENEAKAKFGFLLEALEYGAPPHGGIAFGLDRLLRLMVGADSIREVIAFPKTQSATCLMTDAPFEVSNKQLKELSIEVRLHSNSNYENV, encoded by the coding sequence AGACCTTCTTTACAAAAAAACCTTATTCTGAGACATAAAATATGTCAGGCAACTCGAAAATATCTTGATGAGCAAGGATTTATTGAGGTAGAAACACCAATGCTCATTAAAAGCACACCAGAAGGGGCACGGGATTATTTAGTTCCCAGTCGTGTCAATCCAGGTAAGTTTTATGCCTTACCTCAATCCCCACAACTATTTAAACAAATTCTAATGTGTGCCGGATATGATAAATATTTTCAGATTGCCAAATGTTTTCGTGATGAAGACCTGCGGGCAGACCGCCAACCAGAATTTACGCAGATTGATATAGAAATGTCGTTTATTGATGAAGAGGATATTTTTAAGGTCATCGAAGGGTTTATTACCACGATATTTAAAGTTGGACTTGATTTAGATGTCCCAATTCCCTTTAAAAGAATTACCTTTAAAGAGGCGATGGATAAATATGGCAAGGATAGTCCGGATGTTCGCTTTGGCTTAGAATTAGTGGATATTACTGATCTGGCTAAGGAGAGTCCATTCCAGGTTTTTTCAAAAACCGTTGCTGGGAGAGGGCAAGTCAAGGGAATTAAGGTTCCAAAACCTGATTTTTCAAGAACTGACCTGGACTTTTTAACCTCTTTTGTCAGTATCTATCGAGCAAAAGGACTTGCCTGGTTTAAAGTCAAAGAAAAAACGCTGGAATCATCAATTGCTAAGTTTTTCAGTGAAGAAGAACAGATGGCGATTATTGACCGATTTAAAGCAAATACGGATGATTTCCTGTTATTTGTCGCAGATACTCCAAAGGTTGTTGCCGATAGTCTGGCTAATTTGAGATTACATCTGGCAGATAAATTTAATTTAATTCCTCAAGGATTTAATTTTATCTGGGTAGTCGATGCCCCATTAGTTGAATATGATGATGAAGAAAAAAGATATGTTGCCGTCCATCATCCATTTACCTCACCAAAGGAAGAAGACTATCCATTAATCGAGACTAATCCTGACCAGGTTCGTGCAAGGGCTTATGACCTGGTTTTAAATGGGATAGAGATAGGTGGTGGCTCAATCAGGATTCATCGCCGGGATATTCAAGAACGGGTATTCAAATTATTGAAGATAGAAGAAAATGAAGCAAAAGCGAAATTTGGCTTTTTATTAGAGGCATTAGAATATGGCGCCCCGCCACACGGTGGGATTGCCTTTGGATTGGATAGATTATTACGGTTAATGGTTGGTGCTGACTCAATCCGCGAGGTAATTGCCTTCCCTAAAACACAAAGTGCTACCTGTCTGATGACCGATGCCCCATTTGAAGTATCCAATAAACAGTTGAAAGAATTAAGTATTGAAGTCAGACTCCACAGCAATTCTAATTATGAAAATGTGTAA